From the genome of Sulfitobacter sp. DSM 110093, one region includes:
- a CDS encoding putative sulfate exporter family transporter: MLLTVKSRVSPYAGGLLLATVIAVAATFLSDHYGAPVMLFALLLGMAFHFLSEDSSCALGVDFAAKALLRFGVGLLGLRLGLAEVMSLGLTPVIAIIGFVLATFGCGVVMARFFGRRTAFGMLAGGSVAICGASAALAITSVLPPHKDREQDTLFVVIGVTALSTIAMITYPILFQSLGLSDIESGFLVGATIHDVAQVVGAGYSISDEAGVFATYVKILRVALLPVVMLVVMFSFRGAQQQSLGVPWFLVMFASCAVLANLEMLPSAVLALLNELSKWCLVIAIAALGVKTSLAKVVKVKLSYSIILVVETLFLLCAALAFMVLFGI; encoded by the coding sequence ATGTTACTGACCGTTAAATCCCGCGTCTCCCCCTACGCCGGGGGGCTGCTGCTTGCGACTGTCATCGCGGTAGCTGCCACCTTCTTGTCTGACCACTATGGCGCGCCTGTGATGCTCTTTGCCTTACTGCTCGGCATGGCCTTTCACTTCCTGTCGGAAGACAGCTCCTGCGCCCTTGGGGTCGATTTTGCCGCGAAAGCGCTGCTGCGCTTTGGGGTCGGTCTGCTGGGCTTGCGATTGGGGTTGGCGGAGGTCATGAGTCTTGGGCTTACCCCCGTCATCGCCATTATCGGCTTCGTTCTGGCAACCTTTGGGTGCGGCGTGGTGATGGCCCGTTTCTTTGGTCGCCGCACCGCTTTTGGCATGCTGGCGGGCGGTTCAGTCGCGATTTGCGGGGCCTCAGCGGCTTTGGCGATCACCTCCGTCCTTCCCCCGCATAAAGACCGTGAGCAGGACACGCTTTTCGTTGTGATCGGGGTCACAGCCCTGTCGACCATCGCAATGATCACCTATCCCATTCTTTTCCAGTCGCTGGGTCTCAGCGATATCGAAAGCGGCTTTCTGGTTGGCGCCACGATCCACGATGTCGCGCAGGTGGTAGGGGCAGGGTACTCCATCAGTGACGAGGCCGGTGTCTTTGCCACCTACGTCAAGATCCTGCGCGTCGCACTTCTGCCCGTCGTGATGCTGGTCGTGATGTTCAGCTTCAGAGGCGCGCAGCAGCAGTCGCTCGGCGTGCCGTGGTTTCTGGTGATGTTTGCCAGTTGTGCGGTCTTGGCAAATTTGGAGATGCTGCCGAGTGCAGTGCTCGCCTTGCTGAACGAGCTATCGAAATGGTGTTTGGTCATCGCAATAGCGGCCTTAGGGGTGAAAACGAGTCTCGCCAAGGTCGTAAAGGTCAAACTCAGCTACAGCATCATTTTGGTAGTCGAAACGTTGTTCCTCCTTTGCGCGGCTCTTGCCTTCATGGTCTTATTTGGAATTTAG
- a CDS encoding MAE_28990/MAE_18760 family HEPN-like nuclease: MKIRTVDDLVRKIAEDRVWRIREISMLKRACLNPKSSDREKEVQRRSMIPLAYAHWEGFVKGTGQNYLNFVASQRLTLSELTPCFQSIYFSIEMAGELRAEKRYKVLNVLKKLEESSKNRVHIRTKGVISTQDNLNSDALRDVCLNLGLDFSNFSPFVPFIDKILLAKRNCIAHGENIFITEENVDEVCSNVVTCIDQFRNEVENSAVNGSYKR, translated from the coding sequence ATGAAAATCCGTACTGTTGATGATCTTGTCAGAAAGATTGCAGAGGATAGAGTTTGGCGAATTCGAGAAATCTCTATGCTTAAACGAGCATGTCTCAATCCGAAAAGTAGCGACCGTGAAAAGGAAGTACAACGACGATCAATGATCCCGTTGGCCTATGCTCACTGGGAAGGCTTTGTGAAAGGAACCGGGCAAAATTATCTGAATTTTGTCGCAAGTCAGAGGCTAACCCTTTCTGAACTCACGCCATGTTTTCAGTCAATATACTTTAGTATCGAGATGGCTGGCGAGCTTCGAGCTGAGAAGCGATACAAAGTCTTAAACGTGTTGAAGAAGCTGGAAGAGAGTTCGAAAAATCGGGTACATATCAGAACCAAAGGAGTAATATCGACACAAGACAACTTAAATAGCGATGCTTTGCGCGATGTCTGTCTGAATTTGGGATTAGACTTTTCCAATTTTTCGCCTTTTGTGCCTTTTATCGACAAAATTCTTCTCGCCAAACGCAACTGTATTGCACATGGTGAAAATATCTTCATCACAGAGGAAAACGTAGATGAGGTTTGTTCTAATGTAGTTACCTGTATCGACCAATTTAGGAATGAAGTTGAAAACTCTGCTGTCAACGGTAGCTACAAGCGATAA
- a CDS encoding DUF262 domain-containing protein, whose protein sequence is MTILEEVEKGRKEIRTDDYAMSIGEWVSMYEDGDLDIHPEFQRFFRWTEEQKSNLVESILLGIPLPPIFVSQREDGVWDVIDGLQRLSTIFQLMGIFVDHKGVKQDALVLTKTKYIPSLDGASWDGEKPIPPELKRILRRNKLSVSIILRESDENTKFDLFERLNTGGTKLSNQEVRNCILVMVNQDFYNWIRELSNDENFVATTALSDKNLQEAYDVELVLRFLLLVDASEDELKSVGDVGVYLSTKMVELAKDAAFDRGYWEARFRGVFQLLSDHVGDASFKRYSNAKGRHEGGFVISQYEAVTAGVAARIDAELDEAATATRVQQLWEHEEYTEWAKSGVTAARRLRRIIPFSRSHFTK, encoded by the coding sequence GTGACGATACTTGAAGAGGTAGAGAAAGGCCGCAAAGAAATCCGCACCGACGACTACGCGATGTCGATTGGCGAATGGGTATCTATGTATGAAGACGGTGATCTGGACATTCATCCTGAGTTTCAGCGATTTTTCCGCTGGACAGAAGAGCAAAAGAGCAATCTCGTCGAGTCCATACTTCTCGGTATCCCGCTCCCACCCATCTTTGTTTCTCAGCGCGAAGATGGTGTGTGGGACGTGATTGACGGCTTACAGAGGCTATCAACAATTTTTCAGTTGATGGGCATTTTCGTAGATCACAAAGGTGTCAAGCAAGACGCGCTGGTTCTTACAAAAACCAAGTACATTCCATCGCTTGATGGAGCAAGCTGGGACGGGGAAAAACCAATTCCACCAGAACTTAAGCGGATTTTGCGGCGAAATAAACTTAGCGTCAGTATCATTCTTCGGGAGAGTGACGAGAACACAAAATTTGATCTGTTTGAACGATTAAACACAGGAGGAACTAAGCTTAGCAATCAGGAAGTGCGCAATTGCATTTTGGTTATGGTCAATCAGGATTTCTACAACTGGATACGAGAGCTCTCCAATGACGAAAACTTTGTCGCTACAACTGCGCTCAGCGATAAGAACCTACAGGAAGCATATGATGTGGAACTCGTTTTGCGGTTCCTGCTGCTGGTAGACGCAAGTGAGGATGAGTTGAAATCCGTTGGCGACGTCGGAGTTTACCTTAGCACAAAAATGGTTGAGCTGGCGAAAGACGCCGCCTTCGACCGTGGCTATTGGGAGGCGCGCTTCAGAGGCGTGTTTCAGTTGCTTTCGGATCACGTCGGTGACGCCTCATTTAAGCGCTATTCAAATGCCAAAGGCCGTCATGAAGGTGGATTTGTTATTTCTCAATATGAGGCCGTAACAGCTGGCGTAGCTGCTCGTATTGATGCGGAGTTGGATGAGGCGGCAACAGCGACGCGAGTTCAACAACTTTGGGAACATGAAGAATACACTGAATGGGCCAAATCTGGAGTTACGGCCGCCCGGAGACTTCGTCGAATAATACCATTTTCTCGCTCTCACTTCACCAAATGA
- a CDS encoding LysR family transcriptional regulator, with amino-acid sequence MTKSHNLNRLAYFAAVVETGSFTNAADRLGVTKAVVSSQVTQLEQELKAALLVRNTRKVSATEAGKLFYTRCALILIEAEEAFSELSQLSEQPVGTLRITAPNDYGTAIVAPLVAAFRRQYPECQVELYLGDDHRDLMAGALDLAIRVGWLRDSTLLARKLGGFRQLLVGAGDKSGQFDYIQHPSDLATSPFVANKALSNPLHWLFENTAGETASVTMQSDLSIDSAPAIMAAVQEGAGLAILPDYLVHDRLTSGALTQVLPAWQLPEGGVFAVLPAAKFHAAKVSVFTEMLRQAEKVRSSG; translated from the coding sequence ATGACTAAATCACATAACCTTAACCGTCTTGCCTATTTCGCGGCCGTGGTCGAAACCGGCTCCTTCACCAATGCCGCAGACCGCCTTGGCGTGACAAAGGCCGTGGTCAGCAGCCAAGTCACGCAGTTGGAGCAAGAGCTGAAGGCAGCTTTACTGGTGCGCAACACGCGCAAGGTCAGTGCCACCGAGGCGGGCAAACTGTTCTACACGCGCTGCGCGTTGATCCTGATCGAGGCGGAAGAAGCCTTCAGCGAGCTATCGCAACTCTCAGAGCAGCCCGTGGGCACATTGCGCATTACCGCCCCAAATGATTACGGTACGGCGATCGTGGCCCCGCTTGTTGCGGCGTTCCGGCGTCAATACCCCGAATGTCAGGTAGAGCTATACCTCGGGGATGATCACAGGGATCTCATGGCGGGCGCGCTTGATCTGGCCATTCGGGTCGGGTGGCTGCGCGATTCCACCCTGTTGGCGCGCAAGCTGGGCGGGTTTCGACAGCTTCTCGTCGGCGCGGGCGACAAATCCGGCCAGTTTGATTACATTCAACACCCCAGCGATCTCGCCACGTCACCCTTCGTCGCTAACAAGGCGCTGTCTAATCCGTTGCACTGGTTGTTCGAAAACACCGCTGGCGAAACGGCCTCCGTCACAATGCAAAGCGATCTTTCAATCGATAGCGCGCCAGCGATCATGGCCGCCGTGCAGGAAGGAGCAGGTTTGGCGATCCTACCTGACTATCTGGTGCATGATCGTCTGACCTCGGGCGCGCTGACACAGGTATTGCCCGCGTGGCAACTCCCTGAAGGGGGGGTCTTCGCGGTGCTTCCGGCGGCAAAATTCCACGCCGCAAAAGTATCTGTCTTTACGGAAATGCTGCGGCAAGCGGAAAAGGTAAGGAGCAGTGGTTGA
- a CDS encoding DsbA family protein — translation MTQKTTLHYLFDPLCGWCYGASATIGTFATDADIDLQPHATGLFAGSGARPMKSFATQAWANDQRIAKLSGRPFTEAYRRDVLGADDASLDSTVATLAVTAVADSSPDRVIEALVAIQSARYVDGKDVTSSVVVARLLADLGLADAAARVSTPDAALVDLVQTRTAEARKLMTAFNLQGVPALIAEVDGTRRGLDSSTLYSGPDAVRAALGLA, via the coding sequence ATGACACAGAAAACGACACTGCATTATCTTTTTGATCCGCTCTGCGGCTGGTGCTACGGCGCTTCGGCGACCATTGGCACATTTGCGACTGATGCCGACATCGACCTTCAGCCACATGCGACCGGACTGTTCGCCGGCAGCGGCGCGCGTCCGATGAAAAGCTTCGCAACGCAAGCCTGGGCAAACGATCAGCGCATCGCCAAATTAAGCGGTCGACCATTCACCGAAGCCTATCGCCGCGATGTTCTGGGGGCCGACGATGCGTCTTTGGACTCCACAGTAGCAACTCTTGCTGTAACGGCGGTGGCTGACAGCAGCCCTGATCGCGTGATCGAGGCGCTCGTGGCCATTCAATCGGCACGATATGTGGATGGCAAGGATGTGACCTCCTCTGTGGTCGTCGCACGCCTGCTGGCCGACCTTGGACTTGCCGATGCCGCCGCGCGAGTTTCGACACCTGACGCCGCCCTCGTTGATCTGGTCCAAACCCGTACCGCAGAGGCCCGCAAATTGATGACGGCGTTTAACCTGCAAGGCGTTCCCGCCCTCATTGCCGAGGTCGATGGCACCCGCCGCGGGCTGGACTCCAGCACCCTATATTCCGGCCCCGATGCGGTACGCGCCGCACTCGGGCTGGCCTGA
- a CDS encoding MBL fold metallo-hydrolase — translation MNRRDILRLSTAAGAAALIAPRLSFADENGLTWTHFPAGENGFYRAPVLIEGANEAVLIDGGFTLPDGRALAEKIKATGKTLTTIYISQSDPDFYFSLSPIVEAFPEARVIAASETVAAINANVAKKVETWGPQLGENGPATVAEVIIPDADDSTTLTVDGHAIEIVAADGPANRRYLWVEDLQAVFGGVMVFSGTHVWTADTPTKEQRAAWIANLDAIIARNPQVVVPGHMTLDAPMGLDAVEFTKGYLLAIEEELATAENSEELHAAMTARYPDLGMSVALDVGAKVLTGEMKWG, via the coding sequence ATGAATCGCAGAGACATTCTAAGACTTTCCACCGCAGCCGGGGCCGCCGCCCTGATCGCGCCCAGACTCTCATTTGCCGATGAAAACGGCCTCACCTGGACACATTTCCCTGCTGGCGAAAACGGCTTTTACCGCGCTCCGGTTCTGATTGAAGGCGCAAACGAGGCCGTGCTGATTGACGGCGGCTTCACCCTCCCCGATGGCCGCGCATTGGCCGAAAAAATCAAGGCGACAGGCAAGACCCTGACCACGATCTATATCAGCCAGAGCGACCCTGATTTCTACTTCAGCCTAAGCCCGATCGTCGAAGCCTTCCCCGAGGCCCGCGTCATCGCAGCCAGCGAAACCGTTGCGGCCATCAACGCCAACGTGGCCAAAAAGGTCGAAACATGGGGGCCGCAACTGGGCGAAAACGGCCCTGCAACTGTGGCAGAGGTGATCATTCCCGACGCTGACGACAGCACGACGTTGACAGTGGATGGTCACGCCATCGAGATTGTCGCGGCCGATGGGCCGGCGAACCGTCGCTATCTTTGGGTCGAAGACCTGCAGGCCGTGTTCGGTGGTGTTATGGTCTTTTCCGGCACGCATGTCTGGACAGCTGACACCCCGACCAAGGAACAGCGCGCCGCATGGATCGCCAATCTTGACGCGATCATCGCCCGCAATCCGCAGGTTGTTGTGCCCGGCCACATGACGCTGGACGCACCGATGGGTCTGGATGCAGTGGAATTCACGAAAGGGTATCTTCTGGCCATTGAGGAAGAGCTGGCTACCGCGGAAAATTCGGAAGAGCTGCACGCAGCAATGACAGCCCGTTACCCCGATCTGGGGATGAGCGTCGCATTGGATGTCGGCGCCAAGGTTCTGACGGGCGAGATGAAATGGGGTTGA
- a CDS encoding GAF domain-containing sensor histidine kinase, with amino-acid sequence MLEQHDFRADIDAVGRSNAILTLLETVALATGMGFAAVARVTESRWVTCRAIDHISFGLMPGDELDVESTLCHEVRQYNQEIVIDDVYADETYVDHHCPSRYGFRGYISVPIYLQDGSFFGTLCAIDPQPRKLKNDRVLSMFRLFAQIIGEILDADEELTASREAVAHEQELARIQERFIAILAHDLRNPVNALKAGLRLIARRNIDDKTVELVDLMRGSANRMEHLIENLLDQARRRQGEGIVIDKTLSSTLKPALHQIVAELQAAAPDQKIETNFDLLEPIACDVPRISQMCSNLLANAVTHGASGAPIQVESTAITGNFSLSVTNSGKKIPDDMLPSLFLPFERRKDRPSREGLGLGLFIASEIAKGHGGTLDVSSDDNRTVFTFQMPIREATTT; translated from the coding sequence TTGTTAGAACAACACGACTTCCGGGCCGACATCGACGCTGTCGGTCGCAGCAACGCAATTCTTACCCTTTTAGAAACCGTCGCGTTGGCCACCGGGATGGGATTTGCAGCAGTCGCACGAGTTACTGAATCTCGGTGGGTAACTTGTCGTGCTATCGATCACATTTCATTCGGACTAATGCCGGGGGACGAGTTGGATGTCGAAAGCACACTTTGCCACGAAGTGCGGCAATACAACCAGGAGATCGTTATCGACGATGTCTATGCCGATGAAACCTATGTCGACCACCACTGTCCTTCTCGCTATGGATTTCGTGGCTATATCTCTGTCCCAATCTATCTTCAGGACGGCTCCTTCTTTGGCACTCTGTGTGCCATCGATCCGCAACCTCGTAAGCTGAAGAATGACCGCGTGCTGTCGATGTTCAGACTTTTTGCGCAAATTATCGGCGAGATTCTGGATGCCGACGAGGAACTGACTGCCAGCCGAGAGGCCGTAGCACACGAACAAGAGCTGGCCCGTATTCAAGAGCGTTTTATTGCCATCCTGGCCCATGATTTGCGCAATCCCGTCAATGCGCTCAAAGCTGGCCTACGCCTGATAGCGCGGCGAAATATCGATGATAAGACGGTTGAGCTGGTCGACCTGATGCGTGGCTCGGCCAATCGGATGGAGCATCTGATTGAAAACCTTCTCGATCAGGCCCGCCGTCGCCAAGGCGAGGGCATCGTTATTGATAAAACCTTGAGCTCAACCTTGAAGCCAGCGCTGCACCAGATTGTCGCAGAACTTCAAGCGGCGGCACCGGACCAGAAGATCGAAACCAACTTTGATCTCCTTGAACCAATCGCTTGTGACGTGCCTCGTATATCTCAAATGTGTTCGAACCTTCTGGCGAATGCGGTGACCCACGGGGCTTCGGGTGCGCCCATCCAAGTGGAGTCCACCGCGATAACAGGGAACTTTTCGCTGTCGGTCACCAATTCGGGAAAGAAGATTCCTGATGACATGTTGCCCAGTCTCTTCCTACCATTCGAGCGCCGCAAAGACCGCCCGAGCCGAGAAGGGTTGGGGCTGGGACTTTTTATCGCCTCCGAAATCGCGAAAGGGCACGGGGGCACCCTGGACGTGTCATCAGACGACAACCGCACTGTCTTTACCTTCCAGATGCCCATCCGGGAAGCGACCACAACTTGA
- a CDS encoding TetR/AcrR family transcriptional regulator, producing the protein MPPTMKDKILDAAEKRVRGAGFSAMSFRDLASDVGIKSASVHYHFPTKPDLGEALVDRYTSQFKEELEQIGTTSLQTALDNYVALYSQALVLDETICLCAIMGAEAIGLPKNVNQKTKAFFKMNRIWLLDLFQRNGVQNPEDTSCLIVAALEGGMIVASSSDDRAMFDQIAKAAIRSIAKI; encoded by the coding sequence ATGCCACCGACAATGAAAGACAAGATCCTTGATGCCGCTGAAAAGCGTGTCCGCGGTGCGGGTTTCTCAGCGATGAGCTTTCGCGATCTGGCAAGCGATGTCGGCATCAAAAGCGCAAGCGTTCACTATCACTTTCCGACCAAACCCGATCTGGGCGAAGCATTGGTTGATCGCTACACCAGCCAGTTCAAAGAGGAACTTGAACAGATCGGCACGACAAGCTTGCAAACGGCGTTGGACAACTACGTTGCGCTCTACTCTCAAGCGCTTGTTTTGGACGAAACCATCTGTCTTTGCGCAATCATGGGCGCAGAAGCGATCGGGCTGCCCAAGAATGTAAACCAGAAAACAAAAGCATTTTTCAAAATGAACAGGATATGGCTGCTTGACCTGTTCCAACGCAATGGCGTTCAAAACCCCGAAGACACGTCCTGCCTCATCGTCGCGGCGCTGGAAGGCGGCATGATCGTTGCTTCATCCTCCGACGATCGTGCGATGTTCGACCAGATCGCCAAGGCCGCGATCCGAAGTATCGCAAAGATTTGA
- a CDS encoding cupin domain-containing protein — translation MDLNANFDERAFVHSDREPWVASPMKGVDRRMLDRIGDEVARATTIVRYASGSAFSAHTHTGGEEFLVLEGVFQDEHGDFPVGTYVRNPPTSSHTPSSAAGATIFVKLWQFDMNDRQQITIDTTTQTPKPVRAGVSEIPLFEDARERVRIELWAADVTVAQTGHNGFEALVIEGRFIEGDEVFAINSWLRLPPHTPLNVVSGPKGARLWIKSGHLAETPTALNVGG, via the coding sequence ATGGACCTGAACGCAAATTTTGATGAACGTGCGTTTGTACATTCGGACAGGGAGCCGTGGGTTGCATCCCCGATGAAGGGCGTGGACCGGCGGATGCTGGACCGGATCGGGGACGAAGTCGCGCGGGCGACGACCATCGTCCGCTATGCGTCGGGCAGCGCGTTTTCGGCGCACACCCATACGGGCGGCGAAGAGTTTCTGGTGCTTGAGGGCGTCTTTCAGGATGAACACGGTGACTTCCCGGTTGGCACCTACGTGCGCAACCCGCCGACGTCTTCGCATACCCCAAGCTCGGCTGCGGGGGCGACGATCTTCGTCAAGCTGTGGCAGTTTGACATGAATGACCGTCAGCAGATCACCATAGACACCACCACCCAGACCCCGAAGCCAGTGCGTGCGGGTGTTTCAGAAATCCCGCTGTTCGAGGATGCGCGGGAACGGGTGCGGATCGAGCTTTGGGCGGCCGATGTGACGGTTGCGCAGACCGGCCACAACGGGTTCGAAGCCCTTGTGATCGAAGGCAGATTTATCGAAGGCGATGAGGTCTTCGCGATCAATTCTTGGCTGCGCCTACCGCCCCACACGCCGCTGAACGTCGTTTCCGGGCCCAAGGGCGCGCGGCTTTGGATCAAATCCGGCCATCTTGCGGAAACGCCAACAGCCCTCAATGTCGGAGGTTGA
- a CDS encoding SDR family NAD(P)-dependent oxidoreductase, with translation MSDPLAIIGGAGAGLGQTLMRVFSQNGYTSVGLNRSIPDAAAGTTHAVDLSDPAQTAQTVSDLIQTLGAPKLVVHNAAKLVIGGFEDTTNADFEATWRAMVLSAVNLARSVLPAMVEDGGGTFIVSGATASLRGGRNFAAFASAKAGLRALTQSLAREYGPQGIHVVHVVLDGIVDTNVSRALHKMDPARMIKPADIARTYLALADQPRSTWTHELDLRPMGEGF, from the coding sequence ATGTCAGATCCACTTGCAATCATTGGCGGGGCGGGTGCCGGGCTTGGGCAAACCTTAATGCGCGTCTTTTCACAGAACGGCTATACATCCGTCGGTCTCAACCGCTCGATCCCCGATGCGGCGGCGGGCACTACACATGCCGTAGACCTATCCGACCCTGCTCAAACGGCTCAAACCGTGTCTGACCTGATCCAAACCCTTGGGGCACCAAAACTGGTGGTTCACAACGCGGCGAAGTTGGTGATCGGGGGCTTCGAGGACACCACAAATGCAGACTTTGAGGCAACATGGCGTGCGATGGTGCTTTCGGCGGTTAATCTGGCCCGAAGCGTGTTGCCTGCGATGGTAGAAGATGGCGGTGGCACCTTCATCGTCTCTGGCGCAACAGCGAGTCTGCGGGGTGGCAGGAATTTTGCTGCCTTTGCCTCGGCCAAGGCAGGGTTGCGGGCGTTGACCCAATCGCTGGCGCGTGAATATGGGCCGCAGGGTATCCACGTCGTTCATGTGGTTCTTGACGGGATTGTTGACACGAATGTCAGCCGCGCGCTGCACAAAATGGACCCTGCAAGGATGATAAAACCAGCCGATATTGCCCGCACCTATCTGGCGCTGGCGGATCAACCTCGGTCCACCTGGACCCATGAGCTGGACCTCAGACCGATGGGAGAGGGGTTCTGA
- a CDS encoding FAD-dependent oxidoreductase, with protein MQTDTLIVGGGLSGLALADHLARQGRDFLLIEAQDRLGGRILTKEFSGGAFDLGPAWFWPGQLRIAALAERFQIPVFEQFSTGDLVYQEQNGTVQRGRGYASMEGSYRLAGGIGRLVDALTKALDPGMIITNTRLTSVDHSADNVTAQVDQNGRAQTIKANRIVMAMPPRVIADTVTFEPALDAARMQALQNVPTWMAGQAKIVAVYDEPYWRKAGLSGDAMSQQGPMVEIHDASPRQGGPYALFGFVGVPADARAQHKDEMMRLAVMQLTAMFGPEMADPMHLVLQDWATIPDIARPQDRHPVRSHPRYGLPTNLRALSARGVIFASTETAPEFGGFLEGALEAAEHVARTLALHETMQI; from the coding sequence ATGCAGACCGATACTCTGATCGTGGGCGGTGGCCTGTCGGGTCTTGCGCTTGCCGACCATCTGGCTCGCCAAGGCCGCGATTTCTTACTGATTGAAGCACAGGACCGCCTTGGCGGGCGTATCCTGACCAAAGAGTTTTCGGGCGGCGCGTTCGACCTTGGGCCTGCGTGGTTCTGGCCGGGCCAGTTGCGCATCGCGGCCCTTGCTGAACGATTTCAGATCCCTGTGTTTGAGCAGTTCTCAACAGGTGACTTGGTCTATCAAGAGCAAAACGGGACCGTGCAGCGCGGACGCGGCTATGCCTCTATGGAGGGGTCCTACCGCTTGGCGGGAGGGATCGGCCGTTTGGTCGATGCCTTGACCAAGGCGCTGGACCCGGGAATGATTATTACCAACACGCGGCTGACGTCGGTCGATCATTCGGCCGACAACGTCACGGCCCAGGTTGATCAAAACGGCAGAGCACAGACCATCAAGGCCAACAGGATCGTGATGGCCATGCCGCCTCGGGTCATCGCCGATACCGTTACTTTTGAACCTGCCCTGGATGCGGCCCGAATGCAGGCCCTACAAAACGTACCGACCTGGATGGCCGGTCAGGCCAAGATCGTTGCGGTCTACGACGAGCCTTACTGGCGAAAAGCCGGGCTGTCCGGCGACGCCATGAGCCAGCAAGGGCCGATGGTCGAAATCCATGATGCTTCACCAAGGCAGGGCGGTCCCTATGCGCTATTCGGTTTCGTCGGGGTCCCCGCGGATGCACGTGCCCAGCACAAAGATGAGATGATGCGCCTTGCGGTGATGCAGCTGACGGCGATGTTCGGTCCGGAAATGGCCGACCCGATGCACCTTGTATTGCAGGACTGGGCGACCATTCCGGACATCGCGCGGCCACAGGATCGTCACCCGGTCCGAAGCCACCCCCGCTATGGTTTGCCGACCAACCTGCGTGCTCTTTCCGCACGCGGGGTGATATTTGCCTCGACCGAGACAGCCCCGGAATTCGGAGGCTTTCTTGAGGGCGCGTTAGAGGCGGCAGAACATGTGGCCAGAACGCTGGCGTTGCACGAAACCATGCAGATCTGA